In a single window of the Prochlorococcus marinus XMU1412 genome:
- a CDS encoding ABC transporter permease — protein sequence MKILIKGFKKAVTELKLFYFTSFIVALLVIIPISNFLLEGVQYIFSGNFSLGIAGGEEVLGTLKVLILTSFFGGGLGTLNGWLLSNCNFKFRKVLRICQLVPLAAPAYLITAVLQDLGSIFGYQITGLWWGVLILSISTYPYVFILANESFNKFGVNQINASRGLGVGPWKSFFKIAFPMALPAVITGISLMCMEVMNELGTFALLNIPSISTGIAENWIIEGNPKSAIGLSLVALLIIFNLIIFEKLSRRKSKRWSENPASKDSQGWELNKTRSLLAIMISLFPPIFSFGIPFFWVLLNIDQIQKGLSIELLSLSLRTISLGLLTALIAIIFSLIISLAKRPNKSLLLEIITNLAGIGYAIPGTVLALSLISISSSKFNFIAICLLIWGYLVRFLTISKGSIDSSLERISPSLDEAALGLGENWLGIIKRIHLPLLQGPIFVGSLLVFVDTIKELPITFILRPFDFDTLSVRIYQYAGDERMVEAILPAILIMTLGLIASFTLIPSLEKKN from the coding sequence TTGAAAATACTTATTAAAGGATTTAAAAAAGCAGTAACCGAATTAAAACTTTTTTATTTTACTTCTTTTATTGTTGCACTCTTAGTAATCATTCCAATTTCCAATTTTCTTCTTGAAGGAGTTCAATATATTTTTAGTGGGAATTTTTCATTAGGTATCGCAGGAGGGGAAGAGGTATTAGGAACTTTAAAAGTTCTAATACTGACAAGTTTTTTTGGTGGAGGGTTAGGAACTTTGAATGGATGGTTACTTTCAAATTGTAATTTTAAGTTCAGAAAAGTTCTCCGTATTTGTCAGCTAGTTCCACTAGCTGCTCCTGCATATCTAATAACAGCTGTTTTACAGGATTTGGGGAGTATTTTTGGGTATCAAATAACTGGTTTATGGTGGGGGGTATTAATACTTTCTATTTCTACTTATCCATATGTATTCATTCTTGCTAATGAAAGTTTTAATAAATTTGGAGTTAATCAGATCAATGCCAGTAGAGGATTAGGAGTTGGGCCTTGGAAGAGCTTCTTTAAAATAGCTTTCCCAATGGCTTTACCTGCAGTGATAACAGGAATAAGTTTAATGTGTATGGAAGTAATGAATGAGTTAGGTACATTTGCATTATTAAATATTCCAAGTATTTCTACGGGAATAGCTGAAAATTGGATTATTGAGGGTAATCCAAAAAGTGCTATTGGATTATCATTGGTAGCCTTATTAATAATTTTTAATTTAATTATTTTTGAAAAATTATCGAGAAGAAAATCAAAGAGGTGGAGTGAAAATCCTGCATCAAAAGATTCTCAAGGATGGGAATTAAACAAAACTAGATCTCTGTTAGCGATAATGATATCTTTATTTCCTCCAATTTTCTCTTTTGGGATTCCATTTTTTTGGGTTCTGCTTAATATCGATCAAATTCAAAAAGGGTTATCTATAGAATTACTCTCTTTATCATTAAGGACCATAAGTCTAGGACTTTTAACTGCATTAATAGCGATAATATTTTCCTTAATAATTTCCTTAGCCAAACGCCCAAATAAAAGCTTATTGCTAGAAATAATAACAAACCTTGCGGGAATAGGTTACGCAATACCGGGCACTGTATTAGCTTTATCCTTAATAAGTATTTCTTCCTCAAAATTCAATTTCATTGCTATTTGCCTACTAATTTGGGGTTATCTTGTCCGATTTTTAACTATCTCTAAGGGTTCTATTGATTCAAGCCTTGAGAGAATTTCTCCTAGTCTTGATGAAGCAGCACTTGGGTTAGGAGAGAATTGGCTGGGAATCATCAAAAGAATTCATCTACCTCTTCTCCAAGGACCAATATTCGTAGGATCACTATTAGTTTTTGTAGATACGATAAAAGAATTACCCATAACCTTTATTTTAAGACCATTCGATTTCGATACATTATCTGTGAGAATATATCAATATGCTGGAGATGAGAGAATGGTAGAGGCAATATTGCCGGCGATTCTTATTATGACTTTAGGCCTTATTGCATCATTTACATTGATACCAAGTTTAGAGAAAAAAAACTAA
- a CDS encoding CobW family GTP-binding protein has protein sequence MSKKLLPVTIISGFLGSGKTTLLNHILKNQVGLKTAVLVNEFGEIGIDNDLIIEGSEDMIELNNGCICCSINGELLNTVSKVLERSEKIDYLIVETTGLADPLPVAMTFAAGNLREKVRLDSIITVIDGENFDFEINNSSVAYSQILYGDILLLNKCDLVNEEQLKKVEQFINKIKKEPRILRSTNSEVGLQTIMSVGLFETDIFKYDKNKEDVEKNSHDHSSHSHDHSSHSHDHSSHSHDHSSHSHDLINNIEGFTSVSYETFEPFSLRKFQYFLDNQISQNVFRAKGILWFMESERKHIFHLSGKRFSLDDEEWTKEKSNKIVFIGKNLDHQTIKNQLSSCRFRTD, from the coding sequence ATGTCTAAAAAGTTATTACCTGTTACGATTATTAGTGGATTTTTAGGTTCTGGCAAAACTACGCTTTTAAATCACATTTTAAAAAATCAAGTTGGTCTTAAAACAGCTGTTTTGGTTAATGAATTTGGAGAGATAGGAATAGATAATGACTTAATTATAGAAGGGTCAGAAGATATGATCGAATTAAATAATGGCTGTATATGTTGCTCTATTAATGGTGAATTATTAAATACAGTATCCAAAGTTTTAGAAAGATCTGAAAAAATAGACTATTTGATTGTCGAGACTACTGGGCTAGCAGATCCATTACCAGTAGCCATGACTTTTGCAGCTGGAAATCTTCGAGAAAAAGTAAGATTGGATTCAATCATAACTGTTATTGATGGAGAAAATTTTGATTTTGAAATTAATAATTCAAGTGTCGCCTATTCTCAAATTTTATATGGAGATATTCTTCTCCTAAATAAATGTGATTTAGTCAACGAAGAACAATTAAAGAAAGTCGAACAATTTATAAATAAAATAAAAAAAGAACCAAGGATATTGAGATCAACTAATAGTGAGGTTGGCTTACAAACAATAATGAGTGTTGGGCTTTTTGAAACAGATATTTTTAAATACGATAAAAACAAAGAAGATGTAGAAAAAAATTCACACGATCATTCTTCTCATTCACACGATCATTCTTCTCATTCACACGATCATTCTTCTCATTCACACGATCATTCTTCTCATTCGCACGATTTGATTAATAATATAGAGGGTTTTACATCAGTTTCTTATGAGACATTTGAACCATTTTCCTTAAGGAAGTTTCAATATTTCTTAGATAATCAAATCTCACAAAACGTATTTAGGGCGAAAGGAATATTATGGTTTATGGAAAGTGAAAGGAAACACATTTTTCACCTATCTGGAAAACGATTTTCTTTAGATGATGAAGAGTGGACAAAAGAAAAATCTAACAAGATTGTATTTATTGGGAAAAACTTAGATCATCAAACTATTAAGAATCAACTTTCATCATGTAGATTTAGAACAGATTAG
- a CDS encoding 4a-hydroxytetrahydrobiopterin dehydratase, with protein MEPYLLQDEELKELVVKIPGWEINNEQIQREFKFFDFIEAFAFMTKIALICEKYNHHPNWENVYSKVIIRLSTHDLGGITNLDQTLASEINKVFDQ; from the coding sequence ATGGAACCTTACCTTTTGCAAGATGAAGAATTGAAGGAATTAGTTGTCAAAATACCCGGCTGGGAAATTAACAATGAACAAATCCAGAGAGAATTTAAATTTTTTGATTTTATTGAAGCCTTCGCATTTATGACTAAAATTGCTTTAATCTGCGAAAAATATAATCATCATCCTAACTGGGAAAACGTCTATTCAAAAGTAATAATAAGGTTAAGTACTCATGATTTGGGGGGCATAACAAATCTCGATCAAACATTAGCTTCAGAAATAAATAAAGTTTTCGATCAATAA
- a CDS encoding secondary thiamine-phosphate synthase enzyme YjbQ, with the protein MEQIFSKLGFITHGEGFIDITNDLNLFIEKNNFNSGILNLTSLHTSCSLTINENADPNVLKDLKKYMQSIVPYNSYFTLSKNREEISYKHYQEGADDMPAHIKTSLTNTCLSLSFRDGNIMLGTWQAVYLWEHRFDQKERILNVHIIGEKI; encoded by the coding sequence ATGGAACAAATATTTTCAAAATTAGGCTTCATAACTCATGGTGAGGGTTTTATTGACATAACAAATGATTTAAATTTATTTATTGAAAAAAATAATTTTAATTCAGGAATTTTAAATTTAACTTCACTTCACACCAGTTGCAGCTTAACTATTAATGAGAATGCTGATCCAAACGTACTAAAAGACTTAAAAAAATATATGCAATCCATAGTCCCATATAATTCCTACTTTACTTTATCGAAAAATAGAGAAGAAATTTCTTATAAACATTATCAAGAAGGAGCTGATGATATGCCCGCACATATTAAAACATCCTTAACCAATACTTGTTTATCTCTAAGTTTTCGGGACGGCAATATTATGCTTGGTACATGGCAAGCAGTGTATTTATGGGAACATAGATTTGATCAAAAAGAAAGGATTTTAAATGTACATATTATTGGTGAGAAAATTTAA
- a CDS encoding carboxypeptidase M32 yields the protein MAEIQWNKLGAYLKETQILGSIQNTLYWDQNTGMPKKGASWRSEQLTYIAKILHRRNSSEEFSNLIQSAKNELSDTENSNDQLFIRGKERNINLLIEEFNKAKNLDPKLVESLVKAKSKGYESWQEAKKKSDFKVFLPFFEELVKLRIEEAKQISDKYSPWETLAQPFEPELTLKWLNKMFQPLKDTLPELIRGINKSKKYHWDLSPESQHNLCSKLLDEFGRDKDLVVVGKSPHPFSITLGPNDYRITTRIVEGEPLSSFLATAHEWGHSIYEQGLPSQSHQWFAWPLGQATSMGIHESQSLFWENRIVKSKSFSKRFFKKFVSAGCTLNNYLELWKSINHLEAGLNRVEADELTYGLHILVRTELEIDLIEGGLPAEDIPKEWNKRYGELLGIKPSNDSEGCLQDVHWSEGAFGYFPSYLLGHLISAQISSHMERDIGLLDDLIQNGEYQKIIFWLRNNVHKHGRSVNSMELIRMVTNEELSPNYFINHLKSKINDFC from the coding sequence TTGGCTGAAATTCAATGGAATAAGCTAGGGGCTTATCTTAAAGAAACTCAAATATTAGGTTCAATCCAAAATACACTTTATTGGGATCAGAATACTGGGATGCCCAAAAAAGGAGCTTCTTGGAGGTCTGAACAACTTACCTATATTGCAAAAATCTTGCATAGAAGAAATTCTTCTGAAGAATTTTCTAATTTAATACAATCCGCTAAAAATGAATTATCAGATACTGAAAATTCCAATGATCAACTCTTTATTAGAGGTAAAGAAAGAAACATTAATCTTTTAATAGAGGAATTTAATAAAGCGAAAAATTTAGATCCTAAATTAGTTGAGTCTTTAGTAAAGGCAAAATCTAAAGGATATGAAAGTTGGCAAGAGGCTAAGAAAAAATCAGATTTTAAAGTTTTCCTCCCATTCTTTGAAGAACTAGTCAAATTAAGGATTGAAGAGGCAAAACAGATATCAGATAAATATTCACCATGGGAAACTCTAGCCCAACCCTTTGAACCTGAATTAACACTAAAGTGGTTGAATAAAATGTTTCAGCCTTTGAAAGACACTCTCCCAGAGTTGATTAGAGGAATTAATAAATCTAAGAAATATCATTGGGATTTGAGTCCAGAATCTCAACATAATTTATGTTCTAAATTACTTGATGAGTTTGGTAGAGATAAAGATCTAGTAGTTGTTGGTAAATCTCCTCATCCTTTTTCGATTACATTAGGGCCTAATGATTATAGGATTACGACAAGAATTGTTGAAGGTGAACCATTATCAAGTTTTTTAGCAACTGCACATGAATGGGGACATTCAATTTATGAGCAAGGTCTGCCATCACAAAGTCATCAATGGTTTGCTTGGCCTTTAGGTCAAGCAACTTCTATGGGTATACATGAAAGTCAATCATTATTTTGGGAAAATAGAATTGTTAAATCCAAATCTTTCTCGAAAAGATTTTTTAAAAAATTTGTTTCAGCTGGATGTACATTAAATAATTACCTTGAACTATGGAAATCTATTAATCATTTGGAAGCAGGACTAAATAGGGTTGAGGCAGATGAATTGACCTATGGTTTACATATTCTGGTTAGAACCGAACTCGAAATAGATTTAATTGAGGGAGGGTTACCTGCTGAAGATATTCCAAAGGAATGGAATAAAAGATATGGTGAACTTCTAGGAATAAAACCATCTAATGATTCAGAAGGTTGTCTTCAAGATGTTCATTGGAGCGAAGGCGCTTTTGGATATTTCCCTTCATATTTATTAGGCCATCTTATAAGTGCACAAATATCTTCTCATATGGAAAGAGACATTGGTTTGTTAGATGATTTAATCCAAAATGGTGAATATCAAAAAATCATATTTTGGTTAAGAAATAATGTTCATAAACATGGCAGATCAGTTAATTCTATGGAATTGATAAGAATGGTCACTAACGAAGAACTATCACCAAACTATTTTATTAATCATTTAAAGTCTAAAATAAATGATTTTTGCTGA
- a CDS encoding inorganic diphosphatase, with the protein MANLNQPPSRVTPNLLHILNAFTDNSNTIINTIVELNSNTINKYELITETGHLKLDRVGYSSLAYPFAYGCIPRTWDEDGDPLDVEIVSVTEPLVPGSIVEARIIGVMKFDDGGEVDDKVIAVLADDKRMDHISSYEDLGEHWLKETKYYWEHYKDLKKPGTCTVNGFFGIEEAVKVIKDCEERYKKEIDPKLIN; encoded by the coding sequence ATGGCAAATCTTAATCAACCCCCAAGCAGGGTTACACCAAATTTATTACACATACTAAACGCTTTCACTGATAACTCAAATACAATAATAAATACTATCGTTGAATTAAACTCCAATACCATAAATAAATATGAATTAATTACAGAAACGGGCCACCTTAAACTTGATAGGGTAGGTTACTCTTCACTTGCTTATCCTTTTGCTTATGGATGTATACCAAGGACATGGGATGAAGATGGAGATCCACTTGATGTCGAAATTGTTAGTGTAACTGAGCCATTGGTACCCGGATCTATTGTGGAGGCAAGGATTATTGGCGTGATGAAATTTGATGATGGTGGAGAGGTCGATGATAAGGTAATAGCGGTTTTAGCAGATGATAAAAGAATGGATCATATCTCAAGTTATGAAGACCTTGGAGAGCATTGGTTAAAAGAAACAAAGTATTATTGGGAGCACTACAAAGATCTAAAAAAACCCGGAACATGTACTGTTAATGGTTTTTTTGGGATAGAAGAAGCTGTTAAAGTGATTAAAGATTGTGAAGAGAGATACAAAAAAGAAATTGATCCCAAATTAATAAATTAA
- the hemC gene encoding hydroxymethylbilane synthase, producing the protein MTNFKLKIASRRSKLAMVQTLWVKDQLERNIPNLEVSIEAMATQGDKILDVALAKIGDKGLFTKELEAQMLVGHADIAVHSLKDLPTNLPNGLKLGCITKREDPADALVVSKKNDCYKLETLPEGSIVGTSSLRRLAQLRNKYPHLVFKDIRGNVITRIEKLDAGEFDCIILAAAGLKRLGFESRIHQIIPSEISLHAVGQGALGIECKSDDKKVLEIINVLEDKPTCQRCLAERAFLRELEGGCQVPIGVNSNIDNEQLHLTGMVASLDGERLIKDQFIGNINDPELVGIELAKKLKLQGADKILSEIFEKFRENTN; encoded by the coding sequence ATGACTAATTTTAAGCTGAAAATAGCTAGTAGAAGAAGTAAACTAGCAATGGTTCAAACTTTATGGGTTAAAGATCAACTAGAAAGGAATATTCCCAATTTAGAAGTATCTATAGAAGCTATGGCAACTCAAGGTGACAAAATCCTTGATGTAGCCTTAGCAAAAATAGGCGACAAAGGATTATTTACAAAAGAACTTGAAGCACAAATGCTCGTAGGTCATGCAGACATAGCAGTACATTCTCTCAAAGATTTACCAACCAATTTGCCTAATGGTCTTAAATTAGGATGTATCACAAAAAGGGAGGATCCTGCAGATGCTTTAGTAGTAAGCAAAAAAAATGACTGTTATAAATTAGAAACCTTACCTGAAGGTTCGATTGTGGGAACAAGCTCTCTTAGAAGACTTGCACAATTAAGAAATAAGTACCCACATCTTGTTTTCAAAGATATCAGGGGAAATGTTATTACAAGAATTGAAAAATTAGATGCGGGAGAATTTGATTGTATAATTCTTGCTGCCGCTGGTTTAAAGAGATTAGGCTTTGAATCAAGAATTCACCAAATTATACCAAGTGAAATTTCTCTTCATGCCGTTGGCCAAGGAGCTCTAGGCATTGAATGTAAATCAGATGATAAAAAAGTTTTAGAAATTATAAATGTCTTAGAAGATAAACCCACTTGTCAAAGATGTCTGGCAGAAAGGGCTTTCTTAAGGGAGCTTGAGGGTGGATGCCAAGTCCCAATAGGTGTTAATAGTAATATTGATAATGAACAACTTCACCTTACCGGAATGGTAGCCTCTCTTGATGGAGAAAGGCTTATAAAAGATCAATTTATTGGCAATATTAATGACCCTGAACTGGTAGGCATAGAACTAGCAAAGAAACTAAAGCTCCAAGGTGCCGACAAAATACTCAGCGAAATATTTGAAAAATTTAGAGAAAACACAAATTAG
- the rpoD gene encoding RNA polymerase sigma factor RpoD produces MCPVAAESKNSKPSSKKKINKKINTNLETVVEKGDSNKNSQNLQTSSELEESRIESNNEFSDSDEEDKGLGNIKLGPKGIYTEDSIRVYLQEIGRIRLLRPDEEIELARKIADLLQLEELATQYESEKGHFPSVREWAELIDMPLSKFRRRLLLGRRAKEKMVQSNLRLVVSIAKKYMNRGLSFQDLIQEGSLGLIRAAEKFDHEKGYKFSTYATWWIRQAITRAIADQSRTIRLPVHLYETISRIKKTTKVLSQEFGRKPSEEEIAESMEMTIEKLRFIAKSAQLPISLETPIGKEEDSRLGDFIEADIENPEQDVSKTLLREDLEGVLATLSPRERDVLRLRYGIDDGRMKTLEEIGQIFDVTRERIRQIEAKALRKLRHPNRNGVLKEYIK; encoded by the coding sequence ATGTGTCCAGTCGCAGCAGAATCGAAGAATTCCAAGCCTAGTTCAAAAAAAAAGATTAATAAAAAAATTAATACAAATTTAGAAACAGTAGTTGAAAAAGGAGATAGTAATAAAAATAGTCAAAATTTACAGACATCTTCAGAGTTAGAGGAAAGCAGGATTGAGAGTAATAATGAATTTAGTGATTCAGATGAAGAAGATAAAGGGCTAGGAAATATAAAGCTTGGGCCAAAAGGTATCTACACTGAAGATTCAATAAGAGTTTATCTACAGGAAATTGGAAGAATTAGACTTTTAAGACCAGATGAAGAAATTGAGCTTGCAAGAAAAATTGCTGACTTACTCCAATTAGAAGAGCTGGCAACTCAATATGAGTCAGAAAAAGGACATTTCCCATCCGTTAGAGAATGGGCCGAGTTAATAGATATGCCTCTTTCCAAATTTAGAAGAAGACTTCTCTTGGGTAGGAGAGCTAAAGAAAAAATGGTTCAATCAAATTTAAGATTAGTTGTTTCCATTGCTAAAAAATATATGAATAGAGGTTTATCATTTCAAGATTTAATCCAAGAAGGGAGTTTGGGTCTTATTAGGGCAGCGGAAAAATTCGACCATGAAAAAGGTTATAAGTTTTCTACATATGCAACTTGGTGGATACGCCAAGCCATTACAAGAGCAATTGCGGATCAAAGTAGAACTATTAGATTGCCAGTTCACTTATACGAGACAATATCTAGAATTAAAAAAACCACAAAAGTTCTTAGTCAAGAATTTGGCAGGAAACCTAGTGAAGAAGAAATCGCTGAAAGTATGGAAATGACAATTGAAAAATTAAGATTTATAGCCAAAAGTGCGCAACTTCCTATTTCTTTAGAAACTCCAATAGGTAAAGAAGAAGACTCAAGGCTCGGTGACTTTATAGAGGCTGATATAGAAAATCCAGAGCAAGATGTTTCTAAAACTTTATTAAGAGAAGATTTGGAAGGAGTATTAGCCACACTTAGTCCAAGAGAAAGAGATGTTCTCAGATTGAGATATGGAATTGATGATGGAAGAATGAAAACTCTTGAAGAAATTGGCCAGATTTTTGATGTTACAAGAGAAAGAATTAGACAAATAGAGGCAAAAGCCCTAAGAAAACTTAGACATCCAAATAGAAATGGGGTTTTAAAAGAATATATAAAATAA